The genomic stretch GCCGTCGTTCCGGGCATACACCTGGCTGGTCAGATGGCTGCTGGTGGCACTGAACGCGGTCACCAACACCCTGGTGCGGATGGTGCGGGTCCAACCGCGGGACGAGATCGTCACAGTGCGCAACCGGGAGCAGATCCACCAGCTCGTGTCCGAATCCCGCAGGCTGGGGCTGATCCGGCCGGACGACCACGGTCTGCTCACCCGTACCTTGGGGGCACCTGGGGCCGCTGTCGGCCGGATCATGGTGCCGGTCGAGCGGATCCTGAGTGTCGACGCCTCGGCCGGGCCCCAGGAGGTCCTGGACGCGGCCGCGGGACACCGGCGCACCCGGCTCGTCGTGCAGGACGAAACGGGGGCGATCGTCGGGGCCGTACATGCCCGCGAAGCGCTGGCCGGCCGGGGACTCGACACGCCGTGGACCGCCGGCGAGATGGCCAGACCGATTCCTTCGGTGGACACCGGCGACGACCTGGCGACCGCCGCTGAGACCTTGCGGCGCAACCGCGCCCAGCTCGGCCTGGTCCGCGACAGCTCCCACCGAGTTGTCGGAATGGTCAGTATGGACGACCTCGTGACCAACATCCTGGTGAGTGAGAAGTGAGCCGGAACAGCATCTTCTTCCTGACCGATTACGGCCGCCGCGATGGTTTCGTGGCAGCCTGTCACGGTGTCATGATGTCGATCGCGCCGGACGTGCGGGTTGTTGATCTCACCCATGACGTGCCGCCGCAGGATGTCCGCCATGGAGCCGTAGTGCTGGCGCAGACCCTGCCCTATCTGCCGCCGTGTGTCGTCGTCGGCGTCGTGGATCCAGGTGTGGGATCCGAGCGCCGTGGCATTGCGGTAGTAGCCGGAGACCACGTGCTCGTAGGGCCGGACAACGGGTTGCTGCCCTGGGCGGCGGCAGCGGCCGGCGGTGTCGCGGAGGCCGTGGAACTGGTCTCGCCCAAGTACCGGTTGGCGGGCGAGGCGATGACATTCCACGGGCGCGACATCTTCGCCCCGGCGGCCGCACACGTGGCGGTAGGGGTGCCGGTGAGCAGGCTCGGCCCCGCCGTCGGCGCTGGCGACCTCGTCCGGTTGCCGGAGCCGAAGGTCCGGGCACGGCCCGGAGTGCTCGAGACGGAGGTGCATGTCGTCGACCATTTCGGCAACGTGGCCCTGGCCGCTGGGCCGGATGATCTCGCCGCGAGCGGCGTGGGCGCCGGCCAGCGGGCCAGCATCGTCCGCGGTGGGCCCGCCGGGCCGGACAGCGCCACGGAGGTAGTGGTGGGCCGAGT from Phytoactinopolyspora mesophila encodes the following:
- a CDS encoding hemolysin family protein encodes the protein MNASTALLITGLLFVASAFFVASEFALVGAARHRLERAAAQQKRGAKAALKGVRELTLMLAGAQLGITMVMIGLGMVSEPALHHLLEPPVLALGLPEAAARVAALVIALAIVTFLHVVVGEMAPKSWAIAHPERSAMLLAPSFRAYTWLVRWLLVALNAVTNTLVRMVRVQPRDEIVTVRNREQIHQLVSESRRLGLIRPDDHGLLTRTLGAPGAAVGRIMVPVERILSVDASAGPQEVLDAAAGHRRTRLVVQDETGAIVGAVHAREALAGRGLDTPWTAGEMARPIPSVDTGDDLATAAETLRRNRAQLGLVRDSSHRVVGMVSMDDLVTNILVSEK
- a CDS encoding SAM-dependent chlorinase/fluorinase codes for the protein MSRNSIFFLTDYGRRDGFVAACHGVMMSIAPDVRVVDLTHDVPPQDVRHGAVVLAQTLPYLPPCVVVGVVDPGVGSERRGIAVVAGDHVLVGPDNGLLPWAAAAAGGVAEAVELVSPKYRLAGEAMTFHGRDIFAPAAAHVAVGVPVSRLGPAVGAGDLVRLPEPKVRARPGVLETEVHVVDHFGNVALAAGPDDLAASGVGAGQRASIVRGGPAGPDSATEVVVGRVFADVAPGEMLLYVDSHRHVALAVNHGSAAARLGVEPGDQVTIRVLAP